The window CTTCATCGACGTCTACAAGACCGAGGGCGCCGCGAAAAGGTACGGCGTGAGCGTGATCCCGACCCAGATCTTCTATGCGGTCGACGGCGCGGAGCTCTACCGTCACGTGGGCTTCTATTCCGGCCAGGAGATCCTCGCCAAGTGGCGGGAGCTCGGGGTGGAGTTCTAGTGGAAACCCTTCTGACATCCCTGGCGGCGGCCGCGGGCGGCAGCATGGTCATCGCCTTCGCGGCCGCCGCCGTCTGGGGCGTCCTGAGCATCGTGCTGAGTCCCTGCCATCTGGCCAGCCTGCCGCTGGTGGTCGCCTACGTGGGCGACGGGAGCACCGGGGACCGGCGCGCCGCGCTGCTGTCGACCACGCTGGCCGCCGGCATCCTGCTCTCGATCGCCGTGGTCGGCGCGGTCACGGCCCTGGCCGGCCGGATGCTGGGCGACGTGGGCGTCTGGGGCAATCGCGCCGTGGCGGCGATCTTCCTGGCCATCGGCCTGCACCTGCTCGGCGTGCTGCCGCTGCCCCTGCCGTCCGCCGGCGCACGGGCCGGCGGGCGACGCGGCTTCACCGGCGCGCTGGTGCTGGGCCTCGTCTTCGGCGTGGCACTGGGGCCCTGCACCTTCGCGTTCCTGGCGCCGGTGCTGGGCGCGGGTTTCCGCGAAGCGACAACCTCCCCCCTGCGCGGCGCCCTGCTGCTGCTGGCCTTCGGCCTGGGGCATTGCGGCATCATCGCCCTGGTGGGCGCCAGCGCCGCCCGCGCCCAGCGCTGGCTCGACTGGCACGCGCAGTCCGGCGGCGCCCTCTGGCTGCGGCGCGCCTGCGGGGTTCTGATCATGGTCGCGGGCTTCTGGTTGCTCTGATATTCTCGACCGCGCGGGATTCCCGCCGGCGGACATGTTCGAGGTGATGTGGATATGAAGATTATGATCGTGATCGTGGGATTGATCGCTGCCGTGTCCGCTACGGGTACATCCCGGGCTGGCGAAGATTCATTCAATAGACTCCGCCAAATCGCGACCCTGCCCATGGCCCAACGCCAGGCGGCCGTGGACCAGTTCCTCACCAGGATTCCGGAGAACCCGTTCTGCAAGCTCGGCTGCGACTCCCTGTGCATCGTCTACCGCGGTCCCGGCCGGGACATCCGCCTGGCGGGAGACACCACGGATTGGCAGCCCTTGCCCTTGATGCAGCACCTGCCGGGCACAGACCTGTGGTATCACCTCTTCGCCAACGCCCCGCAAGGCGCCCGCCTCGACTACAAGTTCGTCTGCGACGGCGTCTGGAAACTCGATACCCGCAACCCACTGACCTGCATGAGCGGCTTCGGGCCCAACTCGGAGATGCGGCTGCATGGCTACCGCCCGCCTCCCTTCGTGGACCACTCGGATCTTCCCCCCTG of the bacterium genome contains:
- a CDS encoding cytochrome C biogenesis protein: MVIAFAAAAVWGVLSIVLSPCHLASLPLVVAYVGDGSTGDRRAALLSTTLAAGILLSIAVVGAVTALAGRMLGDVGVWGNRAVAAIFLAIGLHLLGVLPLPLPSAGARAGGRRGFTGALVLGLVFGVALGPCTFAFLAPVLGAGFREATTSPLRGALLLLAFGLGHCGIIALVGASAARAQRWLDWHAQSGGALWLRRACGVLIMVAGFWLL